One window of the Camelina sativa cultivar DH55 chromosome 1, Cs, whole genome shotgun sequence genome contains the following:
- the LOC104706002 gene encoding uncharacterized protein LOC104706002, whose product MYYFVWGLLKEANEQAKLEKRLEQVKIAEVKRISSSSSSRVKQDCDKLNSMRVMMMRSRHERGECIQCGGKGHVFKDCSKNQSRNEEEALPEYQMLAFNVGPVTFDKDMWMLYTTTSNHMTPYDKYFTTLDRTHRARIKFITGDSIMSEGIGDVRIMTKEGNKKKNKTIKNVLFVPKIDRNVLSVGQMTQAGYGIVMTAHKCTVEDQAGRLFGESMWEERGFFLRLEVVEGNL is encoded by the coding sequence atgtattattttgtttggggTTTGCTGAAAGAAGCTAACGAACAAGCCAAGTTAGAGAAGAGACTGGAACAGGTCAAGATTGCAGAGGTAAAACGCAtcagctcatcatcatcatcacgaGTGAAACAAGATTGTGATAAACTAAATTCGATgagggtgatgatgatgagatctaGGCATGAAAGAGGAGAGTGTATTCAATGTGGAGGTAAAGGCCATGTCTTCAAAGACTGTAGCAAGAATCAAAGcaggaatgaagaagaagcgTTACCTGAGTATCAGATGTTAGCATTCAATGTTGGTCCTGTGACATTTGATAAGGATATGTGGATGTTATACACCACCACCTCGAACCATATGACTCCGTATGACAAGTATTTCACTACTTTAGACAGAACACACAGAGCTCGGATCAAATTCATCACGGGGGATTCTATCATGTCTGAAGGAATTGGAGATGTCAGGATCATGACCAAGGAagggaataagaagaagaataagacgATCAAGAATGTGCTTTTTGTTCCCAAGATCGACAGAAACGTGTTGAGTGTTGGTCAGATGACACAGGCAGGTTATGGGATTGTAATGACCGCTCACAAATGCACTGTTGAGGATCAGGCTGGGAGACTATTTGGTGAATCCATGTGGGAGGAGAGAGGCTTTTTTCTGCGTTTGGAGGTGGTTGAAGGTAACCTCTAG
- the LOC104785981 gene encoding uncharacterized protein LOC104785981, with amino-acid sequence MIRIVEEWSAARIQDIISDELNIEVWLAVMKTTLTEKGLWDVVANGIPPNPSKIPKLAATIQAEELRHWRELATEDMKALQILQSALPDSVFRETLLAASSAKDLWRLLNQVPDHVAEHFVGDFGLHDEIWLISSINSNHMTPYQRFFTDLDRTRKAKVKFTSGDGTTTTTTTYMAEGIGDVIFLTEEGVQTIENVLYVPGIKGNALSVSQLKKSGFGVAFDEEKRCTIWNQTTGKNFGKTMWENRGYCLRWNVLHQGSQVQCKKRKFT; translated from the coding sequence atgataaggaTAGTGGAAGAATGGTCGGCGGCGAGAATACAAGACATCATTTCCGATGAGCTAAACATCGAAGTCTGGTTGGCGGTGATGAAAACAACCCTAACGGAGAAAGGACTTTGGGATGTGGTTGCGAATGGAATCCCTCCGAATCCATCGAAGATTCCAAAGTTAGCGGCGACGATTCAAGCCGAAGAGCTACGCCACTGGAGAGAACTTGCGACAGAAGACATGAAAGCACTCCAAATACTGCAGTCCGCTCTCCCAGACTCTGTTTTCAGAGAGACACTCTTGGCTGCTTCTTCGGCTAAGGATCTCTGGCGTTTGCTAAACCAAGTACCTGATCACGTAGCTGAACATTTTGTCGGTGATTTCGGTTTACATGATGAGATTTGGTTGATAAGCTCCATTAACTCTAATCACATGACTCCATATCAGAGGTTTTTCACTGATTTAGACAGAACAAGGAAAGCTAAGGTTAAATTCACATCTGGAGATggtaccaccaccaccaccaccacctacATGGCAGAAGGAATTGGAGATGTGATTTTCCTGACTGAGGAGGGTGTTCAGACGATCGAGAATGTGCTTTACGTTCCAGGGATCAAGGGAAACGCTTTGAGTGTTTCCCAGCTGAAGAAGAGCGGCTTTGGAGTTGCTTTTGATGAGGAGAAAAGATGCACTATATGGAATCAGACTACTGGGAAGAATTTTGGTAAAACCATGTGGGAAAATAGAGGCTACTGCCTACGTTGGAATGTGCTTCATCAAGGAAGTCAAGTTCAATGCAAGAAGAGAAAGTTTACATAG
- the LOC104785999 gene encoding uncharacterized protein LOC104785999 isoform X1, with protein sequence MAMAAAIIYIQDVLSDDFDYEIWSPVTKTTLKEKELWDVVENGVPPDPSKVPELAAKIQPEELSKWRDLAVKDMKALQVLQSSLTESVFRKTLSASSAKEVWDLLKGNNEQAKLRRLETQFQELTMDESEPMKLYVDRVFEIVERFRISGKLKSDHLIMRKLLTSLPSSYDVVLPMLDELMDLPNMSLPNLLVVFEMLVPGETMHPRLEAFLKDVKSMSNKGCCGVCNENNHNQEDCCYSFPEVAEDSSGGGAGQSKPKKGKCFQCGERGHYASDCNTERGRPASKTHKGELESEYEYESESESEELEPEPDYLVLNDSTAFDETMWMVSRDSTNHMTPFKKFFTTLDRSQRALLMDGSNIMAEGKGDVKIRTKEGKKKLIRNVLFVPGININVFSVDQMASRGYSRIIIKDKCIFQKMKTGEIFGETVWEENRGYVLRLQVIEVNNERDLSNLFGAEVSFLVPATEPPRILFASMIISYQSYFCFSETLNLLFL encoded by the exons ATGGCTATGGCGGCagcgattatatatatacaagacgTTCTTTCCGATGACTTCGACTATGAAATCTGGTCTCCGGTCACGAAAACAACACTAAAGGAGAAAGAACTTTGGGATGTTGTCGAGAACGGAGTTCCACCGGATCCATCGAAGGTTCCGGAGTTAGCAGCGAAGATCCAACCCGAAGAACTTTCGAAATGGAGAGATCTCGCGGTGAAAGACATGAAAGCGCTGCAGGTTCTGCAATCTTCTCTCACTGAATCTGTTTTCAGAAAgactctctctgcttcttcggCCAAGGAAGTTTGGGATTTGCTCAAAGGTAATAATGAACAAGCTAAGCTACGTAGGCTAGAGACGCAATTCCAAGAACTAACTATGGATGAATCAGAGCCGATGAAGCTTTACGTAGATAGAGTTTTTGAAATCGTCGAACGGTTCCGTATTTCAGGAAAACTGAAATCGGATCATCTGATAATGAGGAAGCTGTTAACCTCGCTGCCAAGTTCATATGATGTTGTTCTTCCGATGCTGGATGAACTCATGGATCTTCCTAATATGTCTCTTCCAAATCTTCTTGTGGTTTTTGAAATGTTAGTACCAGGGGAAACTATGCATCCAAGGTTGGAGGCTTTTCTCAAAGATGTTAAATCAATGTCTAACAAGGGTTGTTGTGGCGTGTGTAACGAGAACAATCACAACCAAGAAGACTGTTGTTACTCATTCCCTGAGGTGGCAGAAGATTCTAGTGGAGGTGGAGCCGGTCAGTCTAAACCGAAGAAAGGCAAATGCTTTCAGTGTGGAGAAAGAGGGCATTATGCGAGTGATTGCAACACAGAGCGAGGACGGCCAGCTTCCAAAACTCACAAGGGAGAACTTGAATCTGAATACGAATACGAATCAGAATCCGAATCAGAAGAACTAGAGCCTGAACCTGATTATCTTGTGTTAAATGATTCTACGGCATTTGATGAGACGATGTGGATGGTTTCCAGAGATTCCACGAATCATATGACTCCGTTTAAGAAGTTTTTCACCACTTTAGACAGAAGTCAAAGGGCTCTGCTTATGGATGGATCAAATATCATGGCAGAAGGTAAAGGAGATGTCAAGATCAGGAccaaggaagggaagaagaagctgataaGGAATGTGCTTTTCGTTCCGGGGATCAACATAAACGTGTTTAGCGTTGATCAAATGGCATCAAGAGGCTATTCAAGGATAATTATAAAAGACAAGTGCATTTTTCAGAAAATGAAGACTGGAGAAATATTTGGGGAAACCGTGTGGGAAGAGAACAGAGGATATGTCCTGCGTTTGCAGGTGATTGAAG TTAACAATGAAAGGGATTTAAGTAACCTTTTTGGTGCTGAAGTTTCTTTCCTCGTTCCTGCCACTGAGCCACCAAGAATCCTCTTTGCATCCATGATTATCTCTTACCAaagctatttttgtttttctgaaaccttaaatcttttatttttgtag
- the LOC104706010 gene encoding uncharacterized protein LOC104706010, whose product MAATNKQQDDVSDDLNYEIWARITKTTLTEKGLWDVVENGVPPDPSKVPELAATIQPEELSEWRDVALKDIKALQILQSTLTDSAFRKTLSAYSAKEVWDLLEEGYNEQAKLRRLEKQFEEVTMDESEPIVAYLDRVVKIAEEMRRLKIGKSDYQVITKVLGSLTESHEDIATLLEENVNLKKVTVKSLADFFNRCESEKRRCQSQSSRNNEVPLYKMLSLTVGTVTFDEDMWLLSSGTTNHMTPYLKFFTTLDRTHRGRVVLGDGSIVMAQGRGDVKVMTKQGKRKRKTIKNVLFVPDLDKNVLSVCQLGQLGYIMIIDGDKTALKGRRTGKVFGETFKGDGVFFQRYQVIEGNLSS is encoded by the coding sequence ATGGCGGCGACGAATAAACAACAAGACGATGTTTCCGATGACCTGAACTACGAAATTTGGGCACGGATCACGAAAACCACACTGACGGAGAAAGGACTCTGGGATGTCGTCGAGAACGGAGTCCCGCCTGATCCATCGAAGGTTCCAGAGTTAGCAGCGACGATCCAACCCGAAGAACTTTCGGAATGGAGAGATGTCGCGTTGAAAGACATAAAAGCGCTTCAGATTTTGCAGTCTACTCTCACGGATTCGGCTTTCAGGAAGACTCTCTCGGCTTATTCGGCCAAGGAAGTCTGGGATTTGCTCGAAGAAGGTTACAATGAACAAGCTAAGCTACGTAGGCTAGAGAAGCAATTCGAAGAAGTTACTATGGATGAATCAGAACCGATCGTTGCCTACTTAGATAGGGTAGTGAAAATCGCCGAAGAGATGCGCCGTTTGAAAATTGGGAAATCTGATTACCAGGTTATCACCAAGGTGTTAGGCTCGCTAACAGAGTCGCATGAAGATATAGCTACGCTGTTGGAAGAAAACGTCAATCTGAAGAAGGTGACTGTTAAGAGTCTTGCTGATTTTTTTAACAGATGTGAATCAGAAAAGAGAAGATGTCAAAGTCAAAGCAGCAGGAATAATGAAGTACCTCTGTATAAAATGTTGTCGCTCACTGTTGGTACTGTGACATTTGATGAGGATATGTGGCTGTTATCCAGCGGTACCACGAATCACATGACTCcatatttgaagtttttcaCCACTCTTGACAGAACACACAGGGGTCGGGTAGTATTGGGCGACGGATCAATTGTCATGGCACAAGGTAGAGGAGATGTCAAGGTCATGACCAAACaagggaagaggaagaggaagacgatCAAGAATGTGCTTTTCGTTCCGGATCTCGACAAAAACGTGTTGAGTGTTTGTCAGCTGGGACAGTTAGGCTACATTATGATAATAGATGGAGACAAAACCGCTCTTAAGGGTCGGAGGACTGGGAAAGTGTTTGGGGAAACCTTCAAGGGAGATGGAGTATTTTTTCAGCGTTATCAGGTGATTGAAGGTAATCTCTCTTCTTAA
- the LOC104785999 gene encoding uncharacterized protein LOC104785999 isoform X2, producing MAMAAAIIYIQDVLSDDFDYEIWSPVTKTTLKEKELWDVVENGVPPDPSKVPELAAKIQPEELSKWRDLAVKDMKALQVLQSSLTESVFRKTLSASSAKEVWDLLKGNNEQAKLRRLETQFQELTMDESEPMKLYVDRVFEIVERFRISGKLKSDHLIMRKLLTSLPSSYDVVLPMLDELMDLPNMSLPNLLVVFEMLVPGETMHPRLEAFLKDVKSMSNKGCCGVCNENNHNQEDCCYSFPEVAEDSSGGGAGQSKPKKGKCFQCGERGHYASDCNTERGRPASKTHKGELESEYEYESESESEELEPEPDYLVLNDSTAFDETMWMVSRDSTNHMTPFKKFFTTLDRSQRALLMDGSNIMAEGKGDVKIRTKEGKKKLIRNVLFVPGININVFSVDQMASRGYSRIIIKDKCIFQKMKTGEIFGETVWEENRGYVLRLQVIEGNLTS from the coding sequence ATGGCTATGGCGGCagcgattatatatatacaagacgTTCTTTCCGATGACTTCGACTATGAAATCTGGTCTCCGGTCACGAAAACAACACTAAAGGAGAAAGAACTTTGGGATGTTGTCGAGAACGGAGTTCCACCGGATCCATCGAAGGTTCCGGAGTTAGCAGCGAAGATCCAACCCGAAGAACTTTCGAAATGGAGAGATCTCGCGGTGAAAGACATGAAAGCGCTGCAGGTTCTGCAATCTTCTCTCACTGAATCTGTTTTCAGAAAgactctctctgcttcttcggCCAAGGAAGTTTGGGATTTGCTCAAAGGTAATAATGAACAAGCTAAGCTACGTAGGCTAGAGACGCAATTCCAAGAACTAACTATGGATGAATCAGAGCCGATGAAGCTTTACGTAGATAGAGTTTTTGAAATCGTCGAACGGTTCCGTATTTCAGGAAAACTGAAATCGGATCATCTGATAATGAGGAAGCTGTTAACCTCGCTGCCAAGTTCATATGATGTTGTTCTTCCGATGCTGGATGAACTCATGGATCTTCCTAATATGTCTCTTCCAAATCTTCTTGTGGTTTTTGAAATGTTAGTACCAGGGGAAACTATGCATCCAAGGTTGGAGGCTTTTCTCAAAGATGTTAAATCAATGTCTAACAAGGGTTGTTGTGGCGTGTGTAACGAGAACAATCACAACCAAGAAGACTGTTGTTACTCATTCCCTGAGGTGGCAGAAGATTCTAGTGGAGGTGGAGCCGGTCAGTCTAAACCGAAGAAAGGCAAATGCTTTCAGTGTGGAGAAAGAGGGCATTATGCGAGTGATTGCAACACAGAGCGAGGACGGCCAGCTTCCAAAACTCACAAGGGAGAACTTGAATCTGAATACGAATACGAATCAGAATCCGAATCAGAAGAACTAGAGCCTGAACCTGATTATCTTGTGTTAAATGATTCTACGGCATTTGATGAGACGATGTGGATGGTTTCCAGAGATTCCACGAATCATATGACTCCGTTTAAGAAGTTTTTCACCACTTTAGACAGAAGTCAAAGGGCTCTGCTTATGGATGGATCAAATATCATGGCAGAAGGTAAAGGAGATGTCAAGATCAGGAccaaggaagggaagaagaagctgataaGGAATGTGCTTTTCGTTCCGGGGATCAACATAAACGTGTTTAGCGTTGATCAAATGGCATCAAGAGGCTATTCAAGGATAATTATAAAAGACAAGTGCATTTTTCAGAAAATGAAGACTGGAGAAATATTTGGGGAAACCGTGTGGGAAGAGAACAGAGGATATGTCCTGCGTTTGCAGGTGATTGAAGGTAACCTCACCTCTTAA
- the LOC104705993 gene encoding uncharacterized protein LOC104705993: MISTLLSFSVQKNNNSYVGEKGARAVVVFSKMRRNTQRRKSRKPKHSQEMAATKTLISQQDVVSDDLNYELWARTMKARLVEKELWAVVENGIPRADPSKIPELAAATIQPEELSKDKEALQILRSSLPDSLRKTLESTTTSAKHLWDLLKEANEEQSKSEKKTKKLERNIISSSSSFMDPRLESNHHYLAITNMVLSLSDSYDLTTNELIVMGVKKLTFNSIRRLLDLVESYTVKWTLYEVLEKNEFRASRDCEGFIRWMTSMSDSYDGTALAMEQVVSVKNLTFETTRELLDVFESVPAQTVSEIMKGFVVGSSSHVKEVGYSPSDLRRLLKEARLEMKELGEGTISSASSSQWKKDSATTRVMKSRHERGECIRCGRKGHVFKDCSSSNNRRKNQSRDDVVGPVTFEKDMWMIYDTTTNHMTPHIKYFTTLDRRHRAQIEFITGESVAAEGMGDVRIMTKKGLKKTIKDVLFVPKIDRNVLSVSQLTDAGYIVAMTTDKCIIMEEKTGRSFGQCLWEERGYFLRLQVVER, encoded by the exons aTGATATCTACTCTGCTCTCTTTTAGTGTACAGAAGAATAATAATTCCTA TGTTGGAGAAAAAGGAGCAAGAGCGGTCGTCGTCTTCTCCAAGATGAGGAGGAATACACAGAGAAGAAAGTCAAGAAAACCTAAACATTCGCAGGAAATGGCGGCGACGAAGACACTAATTAGTCAACAAGACGTTGTTTCTGATGACCTGAACTATGAACTGTGGGCTCGAACCATGAAAGCCAGACTAGTAGAGAAAGAACTTTGGGCTGTTGTTGAAAATGGAATCCCACGGGCCGATCCATCGAAGATTCCAGAGTTAGCGGCGGCGACGATTCAACCCGAAGAGCTTTCCAAAGACAAAGAAGCGCTCCAGATTCTGCGATCTTCTCTCCCAGATTCGCTGAGAAAGACACTCGAGAGCACCACTACTTCAGCCAAACATCTTTGGGATTTGTTAAAAGAAGCTAACGAGGAACAATCCAAGtcagagaagaagacgaagaaactCGAACGTAACATcatctcctcatcatcatcgttcATGGATCCTCGTTTAGAATCGAATCATCATTATCTGGCTATTACGAATATGGTACTCTCGTTGTCAGATTCATATGATCTTACAACGAATGAACTCATCGTCATGGGTGTGAAGAAGCTTACTTTTAACAGTATCCGTCGGCTTCTTGATCTTGTTGAATCATATACAGTGAAGTGGACCTTGTATgaagttttggaaaaaaacgaGTTCCGAGCATCACGCGATTGTGAAGGTTTTATCAGATGGATGACCTCCATGTCAGATTCATATGATGGTACAGCTCTGGCGATGGAGCAAGTCGTGAGTGTGAAGAACCTGACTTTTGAAACTACTCGTGAGCTTCTTGATGTATTTGAATCAGTACCAGCGCAGACCGTCAGTGAGATTATGAAAGGATTTGTGGTTGGATCATCATCACATGTGAAAGAAGTTGGCTATTCACCCAGTGATCTTAGGCGTTTGCTAAAAGAAGCCAGGTTAGAGATGAAGGAATTAGGTGAAGGTACTATCAGCTCAGCATCGTCATCACAATGGAAAAAAGATAGTGCTACGACAAGGGTGATGAAATCTAGGCATGAAAGAGGAGAGTGTATTCGATGTGGAAGGAAAGGGCATGTTTTCAAAGACTgtagcagcagcaacaacagaagaaagaatcaaagcAGGGATGATGTTGTTGGTCCTGTGACCTTTGAGAAGGATATGTGGATGATATACGACACTACCACTAACCATATGACTCCACATATCAAGTATTTCACCACTTTAGACAGAAGACACAGAGCTCAGATCGAATTCATCACCGGGGAATCTGTCGCTGCTGAAGGAATGGGAGATGTCAGGATCATGACCAAGAAAGGGTTGAAGAAGACTATCAAGGATGTGCTTTTTGTTCCCAAGATCGACAGAAACGTGTTGAGTGTTTCTCAGCTGACAGACGCAGGCTACATAGTCGCAATGACCACTGACAAATGCATTATAATGGAAGAGAAAACTGGGAGATCATTTGGTCAATGCTTGTGGGAAGAGAGAGGCTATTTTCTGCGTTTGCAGGTGGTTGAAAGGTAA